In Dromiciops gliroides isolate mDroGli1 chromosome 5, mDroGli1.pri, whole genome shotgun sequence, the following are encoded in one genomic region:
- the JCAD gene encoding junctional protein associated with coronary artery disease isoform X2: MYSVEDLLISHGYKLSSNPPAPHEDRCDGYRQGSSESRAGHGTLNGYEADPAAFAYNKKSLGKGYLSGNENSGAVPGSHRDPPNSSAFHHSEEGFYNQPPLAWTSQPKPDLTYWRRKGQAFSTLLDPTDRGHLEIPRMAEPRGTNRNVREGQLEVGSRMESTMRRAVLEDSWKVSGDPKWQSAHFESWKQPRRLGRQMSDGDGEKLLQDLYSFTKGDNAFNSQNKGKSQSLPRVLSPDTLRCVEMPILINDYHFPGDANMLFYPTNSTSNLEYLRNSERGDPYIPLQKPKYGRPLKPPSYELHRQTRGGVETSRYHDNYPKDCISFLPKTNELKQDPYNPDPNLEPPVYVPPPSYRSPPHQNTNPHFLNEVPHFQYGGHTQQQQQQQQLMDKPVADHYSSSGSYKSGNQYGASVCLPHGLPGHTQHMDACDSSVQYIPFSDPRIRHIKIAHHQDLSQETKFLEKLHTTGPSAFQGPVRVQAQDDGAFFHPESQVPSTQSESDPAIYGPSLGWLPVAPPPDREICALPDQRDHCVLSEPQPDKENSRQQCAQGRVPSQSPQWESTCETITKLKTFQTGIRTKRSSKKKVNETVFCLVSVPVKSEPHLPATDRNNNDLKQSADKKNGNDKSGALQEQSLLSMSSTDLELQALIGSMASQTELQKQGPGGPKQYKQTNDLRFSHPMKHRELKYSGSWPGDQYRDQQTQTTITQESQTSQLLSAEKMEGQHGVLPIPKVSDLTLKFSEPSASKTPKPTASPPSDWKLKSDTCNLKGQVYFSPSNNSAFSRTASSTLQGPSSKAGQSQPYGPFTDVNERDTKPVFKGQVVKGESSAPCNSKELFGQFLLKPVSRRPWDVISQLESFNKELQEQEESSSSSSSSSSSSSSSINKEDTESEQQMQADADSGAADDTDAGLWDYKSDGSSQEMRVGLQSRTAPEVPVFKSGRVKSMEPTSDFIYGYLKPQVPLQRRDSKGESVEATDESALPQPRNQEMENRMNKVAISPDPVKRIMSSGLMKTIANPLIYPADIREPQENRQYSNVLNSAQPSQIICPRSDATEERESGAHISLVNKSPGLPEPEVKFVEIETGPEHDVNKLDGILEKSGTIEIPPNEPLQMRAARILGIEVAMESLIPGNKERGPNLPPSPAESVAMADLSATETSCNSVQSKDPDSTSLKSAFASRRKCGWMESPLFVGERDTHLKTHVIAQDSELSPDVDGDDTTNASVPEPEPKSPSKLHGQKDLRPNQSYKSTLFHYLERSSIGMGSEKKFRSTSKVIETIQEKLVSPPSKPAVDRLMRMKEVDSISRIRRLSSKSTDSGEDTEEEKIPRRLEGQSRGFGSLNGGDPGHKVEDAGAVSKHITSLGENGHQTIYSVKKNAEQDFFCLDTYDPSRVERV, encoded by the exons GTTTTATAACCAACCACCATTAGCGTGGACTTCCCAGCCTAAGCCAGATCTTAcctactggagaagaaaaggacaaGCCTTCAGTACATTGCTAGATCCTACAGACAGAGGGCACCTTGAAATCCCCAGAATGGCAGAGCCCCGTGGTACCAACCGAAATGTGAGAGAGGGTCAGCTGGAAGTAGGATCGAGGATGGAAAGCACGATGAGGAGAGCGGTTTTAGAAGACAGCTGGAAAGTATCAGGAGATCCCAAGTGGCAGAGCGCACATTTTGAAAGCTGGAAGCAGCCACGGAGACTAGGGAGACAGATGTCTGATGGAGATGGGGAGAAGCTGCTTCAAGATCTGTACTCATTTACTAAAGGAGACAATGCATTTAATTCCCAAAACAAGGGAAAGTCCCAGTCTTTGCCTAGAGTTCTTTCTCCTGACACCCTAAGATGTGTAGAAATGCCCATTCTGATAAATGATTACCATTTCCCAGGGGATGCTAACATGCTATTTTATCCTACAAATAGTACATCAAACTTGGAGTACCTAAGAAACTCCGAAAGGGGTGACCCCTATATTCCTTTACAAAAGCCCAAGTATGGGAGACCCCTAAAACCTCCCTCTTATGAGCTCCATCGACAGACTCGAGGTGGGGTAGAAACCAGCAGGTATCACGATAACTACCCAAAAGACTGTATTTCTTTTCTGCCCAAAACTAATGAGCTCAAGCAGGACCCTTATAACCCAGACCCAAATTTGGAGCCTCCCGTGTATGTCCCACCACCATCTTATAGGTCGCCACCCCACCAGAACACAAATCCACATTTCCTAAATGAAGTGCCTCATTTCCAGTATGGTGGTCacacacagcagcagcagcagcagcagcaactgatGGACAAGCCTGTTGCTGACCATTACTCTTCATCTGGCTCCTACAAATCTGGGAATCAATATGGTGCAAGTGTGTGTCTTCCCCATGGGCTTCCCGGACACACCCAGCACATGGATGCTTGTGACAGCTCGGTTCAGTATATTCCCTTCAGTGACCCACGAATCCGACACATCAAAATAGCCCATCATCAGGACCTCAGCCAGGAaaccaaattccttgaaaaattacATACCACAGGTCCCTCTGCTTTCCAAGGACCAGTTCGGGTTCAAGCACAAGATGATGGTGCCTTTTTTCATCCTGAAAGCCAAGTCCCCTCAACTCAAAGTGAGAGTGACCCTGCCATTTATGGACCTAGCCTTGGGTGGCTCCCAGTAGCACCACCCCCAGACAGAGAAATCTGTGCCTTGCCTGACCAAAGAGACCATTGTGTTTTAAGTGAGCCACAGCCTGATAAGGAAAACAGCCGTCAGCAGTGTGCTCAAGGGAGGGTTCCTTCCCAAAGCCCACAGTGGGAGAGTACCTGTGAAACCATAACTAAGCTCAAAACATTTCAAACTGGGATTCGGACCAAGAGAAGTTCAAAGAAGAAAGTGAACGAAACCGTATTTTGCTTGGTTTCTGTCCCAGTTAAATCAGAGCCACATCTGCCAGCTACAGATAGGAATAACAATGATTTAAAACAGAGTGCTGATAAAAAGAATGGCAATGATAAAAGTGGAGCTTTGCAAGAACAAAGTCTCTTAAGCATGTCTTCCACTGACCTGGAGTTACAAGCACTTATAGGGAGCATGGCCAGTCAAACTGAGTTACAAAAACAAGGACCAGGAGGGCCAAAGCagtacaaacaaacaaatgacctCAGATTCAGTCACCCCATGAAACACAGGGAACTCAAATACTCTGGCTCTTGGCCAGGTGACCAGTACAGAGACCAGCAAACACAGACCACCATCACCCAAGAATCTCAAACCTCTCAGCTTCTTTCTGCTGAAAAGATGGAGGGCCAACACGGTGTGCTGCCCATTCCAAAAGTATCCGACCTTACTCTGAAATTCTCAGAACCCTCTGCTTCCAAAACCCCGAAGCCAACAGCATCACCTCCCAGTGACTGGAAGCTGAAGTCAGATACCTGTAATCTGAAAGGTCAGGTGTACTTTAGTCCATCCAACAATAGCGCTTTCTCGAGGACTGCTTCATCTACCCTCCAGGGGCCTTCATCAAAAGCAGGCCAGAGCCAGCCTTATGGGCCCTTCACTGATGTAAATGAGAGGGACACTAAGCCAGTATTTAAAGGTCAAGTAGTGAAGGGTGAATCAAGTGCCCCATGCAACAGTAAAGAGCTCTTTGGTCAGTTTCTCTTAAAACCAGTTAGCCGTCGTCCCTGGGATGTCATAAGTCAGTTAGAAAGTTTTAACAAGGAGCTTCAAGAACAGGAAgaaagtagcagcagcagcagcagcagcagcagcagtagtagtagtagtatcaatAAAGAGGATACAGAAAGTGAGCAACAGATGCAAGCTGATGCTGATTCTGGAGCTGCTGATGATACTGATGCTGGGCTATGGGACTATAAGTCTGATGGATCCAGCCAGGAAATGCGAGTTGGGCTACAGTCAAGGACGGCACCCGAAGTTCCCGTATTTAAATCAGGAAGAGTTAAGAGCATGGAGCCAACATCTGATTTCATCTACGGCTATCTCAAACCACAAGTACCCTTGCAGAGAAGAGATAGCAAAGGTGAATCTGTTGAGGCCACCGATGAAAGTGCGCTTCCACAACCAAGAAACCAAGAAATGGAGAATAGAATGAACAAGGTAGCCATCAGCCCAGACCCGGTGAAAAGAATAATGTCGAGTGGTTTGATGAAGACGATTGCAAACCCCTTGATCTACCCAGCTGACATAAGAGAGCCCCAAGAAAATAGGCAATATAGCAATGTGTTAAATTCTGCACAACCGAGCCAAATAATCTGTCCCAGGAGTGATGCAACCGAAGAGAGGGAGTCAGGAGCACACATTTCTTTAGTGAACAAAAGCCCAGGTCTGCCTGAACCAGAGGTCAAGTTTGTGGAGATTGAGACAGGTCCGGAGCATGATGTCAACAAGCTAGAtggcattttagaaaaatcaggTACAATAGAAATCCCTCCTAATGAACCCCTTCAAATGAGGGCTGCCCGGATTCTAGGCATAGAGGTAGCCATGGAGTCCCTCATCCCTGGTAACAAGGAAAGGGGGCCAAACCTTCCTCCCAGTCCTGCTGAAAGTGTTGCCATGGCTGATTTGTCTGCAACAGAAACATCATGCAATTCAGTGCAATCAAAGGACCCTGACTCCACGTCATTAAAAAGTGCTTTTGCTAGCAGGAGGAAGTGTGGCTGGATGGAAAGCCCTCTCTTTGTAGGGGAGAGAGACACTCATTTGAAGACACACGTAATTGCCCAAGATTCGGAACTCAGCCCAGATGTGGATGGAGATGACACCACTAATGCTTCAGTCCCTGAACCTGAGCCCAAATCACCTTCCAAGCTCCATGGACAAAAGGACCTCAGGCCAAACCAGTCCTACAAGTCAACTTTGTTTCATTATCTGGAAAGGAGCTCTATAGGGATGGGCTcagaaaagaaattcagaagcACATCCAAGGTGATTGAAACCATACAAGAGAAATTAGTCAGCCCCCCAAGCAAACCAGCTGTGGACCGGCTAATGCGAATGAAGGAAGTGGATTCCATCTCTCGAATTAGACGTCTCAGTTCCAAGAGCACCGATTCTGGGGAGGacacagaggaagagaaaattccGAGAAGACTGGAAGGACAGTCAAGGGGCTTTGGCTCTTTGAATGGCGGTGACCCAGGACACAAAGTAGAGGATGCTGGAGCTGTGTCTAAGCACATCACATCCCTAGGAGAAAATGGGCATCAGACAATATATAGTGTAAAAAAGAATGCAGAGCAAGATTTTTTTTGCCTAG ATACATACGATCCTAGCCGAGTTGAAAGGGTCTGA
- the JCAD gene encoding junctional protein associated with coronary artery disease isoform X1, whose amino-acid sequence MYSVEDLLISHGYKLSSNPPAPHEDRCDGYRQGSSESRAGHGTLNGYEADPAAFAYNKKSLGKGYLSGNENSGAVPGSHRDPPNSSAFHHSEEGFYNQPPLAWTSQPKPDLTYWRRKGQAFSTLLDPTDRGHLEIPRMAEPRGTNRNVREGQLEVGSRMESTMRRAVLEDSWKVSGDPKWQSAHFESWKQPRRLGRQMSDGDGEKLLQDLYSFTKGDNAFNSQNKGKSQSLPRVLSPDTLRCVEMPILINDYHFPGDANMLFYPTNSTSNLEYLRNSERGDPYIPLQKPKYGRPLKPPSYELHRQTRGGVETSRYHDNYPKDCISFLPKTNELKQDPYNPDPNLEPPVYVPPPSYRSPPHQNTNPHFLNEVPHFQYGGHTQQQQQQQQLMDKPVADHYSSSGSYKSGNQYGASVCLPHGLPGHTQHMDACDSSVQYIPFSDPRIRHIKIAHHQDLSQETKFLEKLHTTGPSAFQGPVRVQAQDDGAFFHPESQVPSTQSESDPAIYGPSLGWLPVAPPPDREICALPDQRDHCVLSEPQPDKENSRQQCAQGRVPSQSPQWESTCETITKLKTFQTGIRTKRSSKKKVNETVFCLVSVPVKSEPHLPATDRNNNDLKQSADKKNGNDKSGALQEQSLLSMSSTDLELQALIGSMASQTELQKQGPGGPKQYKQTNDLRFSHPMKHRELKYSGSWPGDQYRDQQTQTTITQESQTSQLLSAEKMEGQHGVLPIPKVSDLTLKFSEPSASKTPKPTASPPSDWKLKSDTCNLKGQVYFSPSNNSAFSRTASSTLQGPSSKAGQSQPYGPFTDVNERDTKPVFKGQVVKGESSAPCNSKELFGQFLLKPVSRRPWDVISQLESFNKELQEQEESSSSSSSSSSSSSSSINKEDTESEQQMQADADSGAADDTDAGLWDYKSDGSSQEMRVGLQSRTAPEVPVFKSGRVKSMEPTSDFIYGYLKPQVPLQRRDSKGESVEATDESALPQPRNQEMENRMNKVAISPDPVKRIMSSGLMKTIANPLIYPADIREPQENRQYSNVLNSAQPSQIICPRSDATEERESGAHISLVNKSPGLPEPEVKFVEIETGPEHDVNKLDGILEKSGTIEIPPNEPLQMRAARILGIEVAMESLIPGNKERGPNLPPSPAESVAMADLSATETSCNSVQSKDPDSTSLKSAFASRRKCGWMESPLFVGERDTHLKTHVIAQDSELSPDVDGDDTTNASVPEPEPKSPSKLHGQKDLRPNQSYKSTLFHYLERSSIGMGSEKKFRSTSKVIETIQEKLVSPPSKPAVDRLMRMKEVDSISRIRRLSSKSTDSGEDTEEEKIPRRLEGQSRGFGSLNGGDPGHKVEDAGAVSKHITSLGENGHQTIYSVKKNAEQDFFCLDEGFETQRGDQGPTASQRQGSIKVHV is encoded by the exons GTTTTATAACCAACCACCATTAGCGTGGACTTCCCAGCCTAAGCCAGATCTTAcctactggagaagaaaaggacaaGCCTTCAGTACATTGCTAGATCCTACAGACAGAGGGCACCTTGAAATCCCCAGAATGGCAGAGCCCCGTGGTACCAACCGAAATGTGAGAGAGGGTCAGCTGGAAGTAGGATCGAGGATGGAAAGCACGATGAGGAGAGCGGTTTTAGAAGACAGCTGGAAAGTATCAGGAGATCCCAAGTGGCAGAGCGCACATTTTGAAAGCTGGAAGCAGCCACGGAGACTAGGGAGACAGATGTCTGATGGAGATGGGGAGAAGCTGCTTCAAGATCTGTACTCATTTACTAAAGGAGACAATGCATTTAATTCCCAAAACAAGGGAAAGTCCCAGTCTTTGCCTAGAGTTCTTTCTCCTGACACCCTAAGATGTGTAGAAATGCCCATTCTGATAAATGATTACCATTTCCCAGGGGATGCTAACATGCTATTTTATCCTACAAATAGTACATCAAACTTGGAGTACCTAAGAAACTCCGAAAGGGGTGACCCCTATATTCCTTTACAAAAGCCCAAGTATGGGAGACCCCTAAAACCTCCCTCTTATGAGCTCCATCGACAGACTCGAGGTGGGGTAGAAACCAGCAGGTATCACGATAACTACCCAAAAGACTGTATTTCTTTTCTGCCCAAAACTAATGAGCTCAAGCAGGACCCTTATAACCCAGACCCAAATTTGGAGCCTCCCGTGTATGTCCCACCACCATCTTATAGGTCGCCACCCCACCAGAACACAAATCCACATTTCCTAAATGAAGTGCCTCATTTCCAGTATGGTGGTCacacacagcagcagcagcagcagcagcaactgatGGACAAGCCTGTTGCTGACCATTACTCTTCATCTGGCTCCTACAAATCTGGGAATCAATATGGTGCAAGTGTGTGTCTTCCCCATGGGCTTCCCGGACACACCCAGCACATGGATGCTTGTGACAGCTCGGTTCAGTATATTCCCTTCAGTGACCCACGAATCCGACACATCAAAATAGCCCATCATCAGGACCTCAGCCAGGAaaccaaattccttgaaaaattacATACCACAGGTCCCTCTGCTTTCCAAGGACCAGTTCGGGTTCAAGCACAAGATGATGGTGCCTTTTTTCATCCTGAAAGCCAAGTCCCCTCAACTCAAAGTGAGAGTGACCCTGCCATTTATGGACCTAGCCTTGGGTGGCTCCCAGTAGCACCACCCCCAGACAGAGAAATCTGTGCCTTGCCTGACCAAAGAGACCATTGTGTTTTAAGTGAGCCACAGCCTGATAAGGAAAACAGCCGTCAGCAGTGTGCTCAAGGGAGGGTTCCTTCCCAAAGCCCACAGTGGGAGAGTACCTGTGAAACCATAACTAAGCTCAAAACATTTCAAACTGGGATTCGGACCAAGAGAAGTTCAAAGAAGAAAGTGAACGAAACCGTATTTTGCTTGGTTTCTGTCCCAGTTAAATCAGAGCCACATCTGCCAGCTACAGATAGGAATAACAATGATTTAAAACAGAGTGCTGATAAAAAGAATGGCAATGATAAAAGTGGAGCTTTGCAAGAACAAAGTCTCTTAAGCATGTCTTCCACTGACCTGGAGTTACAAGCACTTATAGGGAGCATGGCCAGTCAAACTGAGTTACAAAAACAAGGACCAGGAGGGCCAAAGCagtacaaacaaacaaatgacctCAGATTCAGTCACCCCATGAAACACAGGGAACTCAAATACTCTGGCTCTTGGCCAGGTGACCAGTACAGAGACCAGCAAACACAGACCACCATCACCCAAGAATCTCAAACCTCTCAGCTTCTTTCTGCTGAAAAGATGGAGGGCCAACACGGTGTGCTGCCCATTCCAAAAGTATCCGACCTTACTCTGAAATTCTCAGAACCCTCTGCTTCCAAAACCCCGAAGCCAACAGCATCACCTCCCAGTGACTGGAAGCTGAAGTCAGATACCTGTAATCTGAAAGGTCAGGTGTACTTTAGTCCATCCAACAATAGCGCTTTCTCGAGGACTGCTTCATCTACCCTCCAGGGGCCTTCATCAAAAGCAGGCCAGAGCCAGCCTTATGGGCCCTTCACTGATGTAAATGAGAGGGACACTAAGCCAGTATTTAAAGGTCAAGTAGTGAAGGGTGAATCAAGTGCCCCATGCAACAGTAAAGAGCTCTTTGGTCAGTTTCTCTTAAAACCAGTTAGCCGTCGTCCCTGGGATGTCATAAGTCAGTTAGAAAGTTTTAACAAGGAGCTTCAAGAACAGGAAgaaagtagcagcagcagcagcagcagcagcagcagtagtagtagtagtatcaatAAAGAGGATACAGAAAGTGAGCAACAGATGCAAGCTGATGCTGATTCTGGAGCTGCTGATGATACTGATGCTGGGCTATGGGACTATAAGTCTGATGGATCCAGCCAGGAAATGCGAGTTGGGCTACAGTCAAGGACGGCACCCGAAGTTCCCGTATTTAAATCAGGAAGAGTTAAGAGCATGGAGCCAACATCTGATTTCATCTACGGCTATCTCAAACCACAAGTACCCTTGCAGAGAAGAGATAGCAAAGGTGAATCTGTTGAGGCCACCGATGAAAGTGCGCTTCCACAACCAAGAAACCAAGAAATGGAGAATAGAATGAACAAGGTAGCCATCAGCCCAGACCCGGTGAAAAGAATAATGTCGAGTGGTTTGATGAAGACGATTGCAAACCCCTTGATCTACCCAGCTGACATAAGAGAGCCCCAAGAAAATAGGCAATATAGCAATGTGTTAAATTCTGCACAACCGAGCCAAATAATCTGTCCCAGGAGTGATGCAACCGAAGAGAGGGAGTCAGGAGCACACATTTCTTTAGTGAACAAAAGCCCAGGTCTGCCTGAACCAGAGGTCAAGTTTGTGGAGATTGAGACAGGTCCGGAGCATGATGTCAACAAGCTAGAtggcattttagaaaaatcaggTACAATAGAAATCCCTCCTAATGAACCCCTTCAAATGAGGGCTGCCCGGATTCTAGGCATAGAGGTAGCCATGGAGTCCCTCATCCCTGGTAACAAGGAAAGGGGGCCAAACCTTCCTCCCAGTCCTGCTGAAAGTGTTGCCATGGCTGATTTGTCTGCAACAGAAACATCATGCAATTCAGTGCAATCAAAGGACCCTGACTCCACGTCATTAAAAAGTGCTTTTGCTAGCAGGAGGAAGTGTGGCTGGATGGAAAGCCCTCTCTTTGTAGGGGAGAGAGACACTCATTTGAAGACACACGTAATTGCCCAAGATTCGGAACTCAGCCCAGATGTGGATGGAGATGACACCACTAATGCTTCAGTCCCTGAACCTGAGCCCAAATCACCTTCCAAGCTCCATGGACAAAAGGACCTCAGGCCAAACCAGTCCTACAAGTCAACTTTGTTTCATTATCTGGAAAGGAGCTCTATAGGGATGGGCTcagaaaagaaattcagaagcACATCCAAGGTGATTGAAACCATACAAGAGAAATTAGTCAGCCCCCCAAGCAAACCAGCTGTGGACCGGCTAATGCGAATGAAGGAAGTGGATTCCATCTCTCGAATTAGACGTCTCAGTTCCAAGAGCACCGATTCTGGGGAGGacacagaggaagagaaaattccGAGAAGACTGGAAGGACAGTCAAGGGGCTTTGGCTCTTTGAATGGCGGTGACCCAGGACACAAAGTAGAGGATGCTGGAGCTGTGTCTAAGCACATCACATCCCTAGGAGAAAATGGGCATCAGACAATATATAGTGTAAAAAAGAATGCAGAGCAAGATTTTTTTTGCCTAG atgaaggattCGAGACCCAGAGGGGTgaccaaggtcccacagctagtcagCGTCAGGGCAGCATTAAAGTGCACGTCTGA